In the genome of Brachypodium distachyon strain Bd21 chromosome 3, Brachypodium_distachyon_v3.0, whole genome shotgun sequence, the window CACCAGACGCTCAAGTTCTCAACGCAGTCCTGCTCCTCCATCCCCGTTTTCAGAGAATCTTGATCCAAAGACATCACAGTAGTTCTGTTCCGCACGATCTTCTGCACAGAGTAATTAGTCTCGATCGACCATGAGTTACCAGCAAGGTTCTTCCCCCGCAGGCGCAGCAGGATACCCGGCTGcacgccagcagcagcagcagcaagcctacgtggcgccgccgccgccgcccggctaCCCACAGGTGCaggacgagcagcagcagtacccagccggcgccggcgccggcgccgagacCACCAGCCGCGGCcatcaccatcaccaccacggcggcggcggcggcttctggAAAGGATGGTAAGCTCTACTTCTTCTTATTCTGAATTCTCTCCACTCTGCACTCTGATTCTTTGAACAGCAAAGTTTAATTGCTTCCTTTTTGTTGCTGCAGCTGCGcggcgctctgctgctgctgcctcctcgACGCCTGCTTCTGATTTGATCGAGCTTGTCCGATGCTCGTCTCGTGATCATGGAGCGCTTACATTACATTACATACACGCGCTCTGATCACTGGGCTGAGCAGGGAGGAGGTGTTCATCATGCACGGTTGATTGATTTGCTTTCGAGCCTGGAATGCCCATGCCGTGTACCTgatcattctttttttttctcctctctGGTGGCGTGTTCTGCTCTTGTTGCATGGTTTCTTCCTTGTGTATTGTAAAGTTTGTTGCTGCTTAAGCAACATTTTGTATGTATGCGCATGTATGTTATGTACTTCCTCCTTGTCATGTATGTTAAGTTGTGCTAAACCCGTGTCAATAaatatggaacagagggagggagtatactTTTCACGCGATCTTTTGTGcgtcatgtactccctccgtcccatattaagtgctgaaatatgtatgtatctaaacgttttttggatatagatacatgcatatttgaataaatttaagtcacttaatatgaagcAGAGTGATTATATTTTCGTATAATATATGGACAGTTAAATCACATTTTGAATTATACTATATGGCCGTTGAATGTGTTGCTGGATGCGACGCTGCACCCGGCCCAATTCAAGCTCTACATTAAACTGCATAACATAAATCTTACTACATTCTGTGACATAACACCAGAATTAGATGATCTGGTCACCAACATGGCAAAAGACTAAGGTTTCGACTGTTAGATGATATGATCTGCCATTGACTTCGATGATACCCTCGCCAGCTTCATGGCTCGGATTGGTCATTGCCTTGGCCTCCACTTCCAGAGACTCCGGAAGGTTGATTTTCAGCCACTGCTCGACAAGATTAGGTGCCGGCTGGCTGGATGGAAGTGCAAGAACTTGCTGAGTCATCACCATGGCGAAATCCATCCTATCTCTCTATCAAGAGCAGGCCACCTAACACACCAAAGCTCCAAAAAGTCCGAAtcaaactcaaaagcaagAGACCAATTAACTGGCCTAACCAGCAACAGATAAACACAGGACTTCAAATATGAGAGGGGATACAGGACCAACACAATTTTCCATCTGAATCTTCAGTGGTCATGCATAGTACGCTTTGTATTCAGAGTTGTTGACATGTCGCCGTTACCAGGATCTGATTGTCTGAAATCTCAACTTGCCTCAGAGTGCATGGCTGCGTCGTCAATACCCTGATGAGACATTCTTCTGCTTGATGTACTTCCATCTCAATCATATGAAGTCATCACTCACCAACAGGACTCAATACATACAAAAGAATTCTACATCTTTGCCACGCTGAGTCGTTGCATCTCACTGGGGGCGCCCATGTTCGTGTTCATGTTGATATCTGAGTTAGTGGTCTTTCCTCCACCGAGATTGCTCCGTTGTTTGCTACTGAATCATTTAATTGCCACCCATTCTATGTGTTACATATCACGATTTTTTGATTATGTTTGATTATGTTTTGAGGTAATTGCTTTTTCAAAGAAATATTCAGAGAGAATTCTTATTTAGTAAAAAATTGAAGAACATTTAAACAACTCAAGCACAATTATATTTTTAATTCCGCGCATTTACctagttttaaaaaataactGTCTGATTTTTCTAATGGCAAATGTGTGGAAACTTCAATTTTCTGAAGAATATGTGGCGGACTGCCATTCCATCCATTATGTttcaaccttttttttatggaaagtTTCAACCTTCGTtccgatgcaaaacatgtgttATTTGATGCAAAATGGTGAAGAATACTGCAAAATGCAGCACCAAATTCTTCTCAAAGTTTTTAATCTATTTCTTGTCTTCGCACAAAAGTGAAACATGGAAGCTattataaaagaaaaacatgtaaAAATTGGATTCAATAGCATGTTTTGTTTAATCTTATTATCCTATATGATTGCATACCACACGAACTTTCACGGAATCACCAAAAGACCTTTCATTGCACCATAGGAAAACCATTCCTTTTTGCAAGTTGTTTGTGCCAATGGAaaattttctactccctccgtccaacaaaagatgtctcaagtttgttaaaatttgaatgtatctagacatgacttagtgtatagatgcattcaaaattagtcaaagttgagacatcttttattggacggagggagtacaaaatataTTGAGGCACACTtacgaaaaaaaatactaattaCAATCGTACAAGTCAAACAAGAACCAAACAACCCGCATAGTAAAAGTTCCAAGGATTACAGTCTCCTTTTGTTTCCAAAAAATCCTTTGAAACAAAGAGGCCAGTCGTCTTCATGTTtatgaaagaaaaacacaccAGTCTTTTTCAACTGAGCAGaaaaattaataaaatatGAGTACATCCATTCCAGTTATCACAACGAAATGAGGAACGATGTTCAGAAGTACAGGATCCGGGTTGTGATCTCAAACCAGAATCAGCAGGGCACAAGCATTCACCTCGCCCCACCGATCTCACCGCTAGAACAAGCCGACAGAGCCAGCGGGGAGGTGTCCCTGTGGAGCCCGGGCTTGTTGCTTGAGCTCGAAGGTGCACTGACTCGGCTTCCTGAAGACTGTTGAACTGAATACCCGGAAGAAGAGTAGCCAGTGCTCGAGATCTTGAGCTGCCAATCAGGGACGTATCTAGGCCTCATAGCTGTATCCACGTCGGTCATCTCGATATCTTCTGTGAGCATGGACACGACCTTCGACATCTGCGGGCGTTGCTGTGGCATGCCCATCgtgcaaagaagagcaacatTGATAACTCGCGCTGCCTCTTGctcatcaaattctgcaagTCTAGCATCTAGCAGTTCAAGTGTCTGTTTGCTCTCGTGTAGACGCCAGACCTGCAAGCCAAAGTTAGGTTAATAAAGTTAAGCTGAGTTTGGTATTGAGGTGGATTTTGTCTGAAGGCCAAATCAGTTTCTCCATTGATTGACTAGAAACATATACAAGAGCTTacatgggccttgggcctgACTAGACTATAGGAAAATATAAAGCTAAATACATACAAAGGAAATACTCTAATACTCTTaataacacacacacacacaactcAAGGTGGATCTGAAACATTGAGTTTGAGAATATGGAGTTTGTGTTGTTCTCTAGTTTGAGCTTTGTTGAAGAAATCTGCCACCTGAAGCTCCGATGGACATATTGGAGACCGATGTGTTTGGTTAGCTCATGTTTGACAGGATCATTAGCAATCTGAATCGCTGCAGTGCTGTCACCATGGTTTTTAAAGCGTCCAGGCGCTCTAAGGCGTCGGGGAGGGGGCTCAACGCCTAGGCGCTCAAAGGGCGGCGAGGCGACGCCTTAGTCATTTTTGCAATGCGCTGGGGGAACTGTTGAATATGGCCCATGCTGGCCCAACTGAACAAAGggttttcttccttctccctctcccgtGCTCCCCACGCACTGCAGCCGCCACGCCACAGACCACCAAATCCATGAGCACTCAAGGGAGGGACGGTGGAGCAAGATCTTGGCCGGAGAGGGGAAGGGCCCGCGGAGGAGGATGGGATCTGGCGGgagctcctctctctcttttccctcGATTTATACCACTGCTGtgtttccctctctctccccactCTGTTTGCCCCCCAATTTCTCCCGCCGATTTCTGTTTCCCGCTCGACCTTCTATCGACAGCGTCCAGAAACGAGCGAAGCGGCGATTTCAGCGCCTAGGCGACGCCCCTGGACGCTTTAGTTCGAATTCTAAGGCGAGAACGACGCCTTGACGTCGCTGGGCGCTTCGACGCCTAGGCGACGCTTTGAAAACCATGGCTGTCACAAAGAAGTGATGTTGGTGCATCACATGAAACACCAAGATCAGCCAGTAACCAACGAAGCCAAAGGATCTCTGATTTAGTCCCAAAGTCCAACACCCAAGGAGCGCTAACACTTGACACAGAACATGATGAAGCATGACTACTAATAGATCCATTCAACGATGCTTGCAACTGATTCAATTGGGTCTGAGGATTGCTAAGTTGGTTCTGAAACTGAGTCAATTGAGTTGCAAAACATTGCAAACTGATGGGGGCTGAAATGGGAACAACAACATCAGCTCTATGACACAAGGAAGGACAAGGACCAAGCAGACCGTCAGAATTCATGATGTGCAGCCAGTAATGAAAAATGCGGACCGACACGGCAGCACCAGTAGCCAACTTCTTATCCAAACAAATCAGCCCACAAGTAAAGACCTGCTTCTCTGCTCGTAACCAGCACACATACTGCAGGAACGAGCTCACTCCAATTCTGCAGCAATCAAAGGCAAACAGCAGCACATAATCTACCTTATACTTGTGTAGGAACAGATCAAACTGCAGGAAATCCTACCCCTCCTGTATCTGCCACACAAGAATTGGAAGGATGTACAGAACAGAGCAGGCCAACAgcaggaagaggaagccagTGGAGACGGAGGTTCAGCAAAACAGCAGCAAACCAATCGGAGGCAGGGGAGACGGAGACGACCAAGTCCGACCTGGACTCAAGCGGTCGAGGAAACAGCAGCCGGCATGGCGGTGGCCAACGGGACTAGAAACGAGGTCGGCGGCGTGACGGGAGACGGCAGCCAGCAACTCGCCGGCGGATGCAGCGGCGGCAGACATGAAGGGGAAGCTACGGAGATGGCCTAACGCTCTGCTACCATGTCTGAAGGCCAAATCAGTTTCTCCATTGATTGACTAGAAACATATACAAGAGATTacatgggccttgggcctgACTAGACTATAGGAAAATATAAAGCATAAATGCATACAAAGGAAATACTCTAATACTCTTAACAGATTTGATGATGTAGTTTTTTCAACCAGCTTTTGCCTAGgctaacaattttttttcctactttatgtgtattttttcacagtataaaataagttcagcaacCGTAGACTGAGCCTTAGTACACTACacaaataatactccctccgttcctaaatacttgtcgtggttttagcgcaaatttgtactaaaaccatgacaagtatttagaaacggagggagtagaagataATTTTTGTTTAAGTCAGATACGTATAGCAAAACTCACCCATCCAAGAAGATATTTCTCATCTTCCTCAAGACTGTCATCGAAATTCAGCCGTCCAGCAATGATCTCCAACACCACGATGCCAAATGCGAAAACATCAGCCTTTTCTGT includes:
- the LOC100831453 gene encoding cysteine-rich and transmembrane domain-containing protein WIH2 — encoded protein: MSYQQGSSPAGAAGYPAARQQQQQQAYVAPPPPPGYPQVQDEQQQYPAGAGAGAETTSRGHHHHHHGGGGGFWKGCCAALCCCCLLDACF